TGACGCTGCTTGTAAGACCTCTGCGCATGACAAGATCTCGTCGCCAGCGATAATCGCTACCAGTCGTTGCTCAAAGCGTTGCCATCGTTTGGCTGCAGGGCGTTGTCCCAAGTCGTTTGGCTGATCTCGCGAAAAACCGACCGGACGCTGCCGTCGGCCAGGGCAGCATTCATGGCGATATGCGGTGTTTGAGCGCGCCAGTTGTCGCAGCACTCGCGCCCCGGCGGGCACTGCAACTTGGTCTTGGCCGGTGGCGCGGTTTGAAACATCGTGGTGTTGGGCGTCTGATACCAGTCGAGGCCGAAGTTGTGGTAGTACCACGAATGCAGAGCAATTCGCGGAAATCCGTCGCAGTAGGCATAGCCTTCGGCGAACAGCAGGGTGTTCGACAGGCCGTCGGTGATTTGGCTGAAGCGGGAGGGGTTCGTCCACAGGGGCTGGTTAGCGGGAATTCGGACACCACTGTCGAAGGCGTTGTAATTGGCTAGGTAACTGGTGATTCCCCAGTTCGAAATCACCCCCTTTTGCGCCGTCGGGTCTGACGGGCAGCGGAGCAGCGCGAAAGGCGTCGTCCGGACAGACATCACCCAGATGCCGTGTTCTTCATACGTGCCCGGAGAGTCGCAGGAAGTGTAGCTGCGAGTATGGTTGCCGTTGTAATCACGGTCTGCCACCGTCCGGCAACCCGTCGGAGCCGACAGGGTGATCCGGGCATTGCGCGGGACGACTCGCACCTCGTCGGCGACGTTTTGGTGGAGGTTGTTCTGCTCGACGTACGGCAGGAGGTGCAGGAACCAGCCGCCGTAGGGGGCAGCCAAATTGCAGCCCGAGCGCACGCCGCAGTTACCCACAGGTGGGTAGATGCCGAAAAACGTGGGCAGGCTGCCGTTCGCCTCGTGGAATTCGTGTGTGCCCAAGGCCAGTTGCTTGAGGTTGTTCTGGCACTTCATCCGCCGTGCCGCTTCGCGGGCCGCCTGCACAGCCGGCAACAGCAGTGCCACGAGAACGCCAATAATCGCGATGGCAACCAGCAGTTCGACCAGTGTAAAACCAGCCGGGGTTCTGCGGAACTTGGCCCGAAGCACGTTCATGACAGTTGCTCCTCAAAGGTGCGAGCAAAACTCGCAAAGAGCGCTCAGCGAACCGCTTTTAGAAGCCGCGATTCAGAATCGCCAGGCCCTTGATTCTGTCGAAGCAGCACGGTGTGTCAAGTATTTTTGCCACCATTTTGTAGGGGTGCAAAAATGGTCGCGTGCTCGTTCTGTTTTGCGACGCAAGCACAGGTGTTCGTTCCATGCATTACCGGATCGAGATTGTCTCTTCGCCGCGATGCCACTGTTTTGGTCTTGCGACACCAATGTTTGTTGTGTGCGGCGTGGCACGCGCGCAAGGAGAGTTACGTCGCGAAACCGCAAAAGGGGGGTGTCCAACAATGAGGTCGATAGTTGGACAGTGGTGTGCGTAACTCTCGGGTTTGGCTGGGGATTGGTGTTCAACAATTGGGTGCATTGTTGAACGTTTAGGATGGAAACAGAGGTACGGTTTCTTGCGTAAGTGCTTGTCTTTTAATCCGGTCATCAAGACGGTGCAGTTGCTCGGCGCGCCTGATCAGCAAATCTCCAACAGCTGACATTGACGCTTTTTAATCGTCCTTCTACGATCCCTGCCGGTAGATGGGCGGGGGGTGAAGGCCTCCGCCTGACGGGGCGGATTGCGCGGCAAACTTGCGGCAATTCGCGCTGCCGGTACCGGTTTGACTGGACTTTGCCGATCAGCAGGACCGAAATAATTATACGGATGATAGCAGCGGCCTCCCTCTCATGGATGATGACAGGCCGCTCACAACATACAAGTTCACACATCCCGGGTTCATGTTGCGGACCGGGCCGCTTGCGGGCTGAGAAAGGATTCTCCTCCCATGCGTAGGACGCGTTTTAGCGGTTTGAAAGTAGTCACCTGCCTCGTTGTAGGTTCGGCGCTCATCATGAGCACCGGTTGCAAGACAGCCAGCTGGGGCAGTGCGAGCAGCTACGTTTGGAATCCCATGAAGGCGTGGGGTTGGGGCAAAAGCGAAGCTCCGGCGGCCTCGTCGCTGGCTGCGTCGAGCAAGCCCAGCACCCAGATTCCAACGCCCAGCCCGACCAGCAGCGTGGCAGCCAAGAGCTCGGCAACTCCGGCGAGCAGCAGCTGGCCTAACAGCAGCGCCACGGCTTATAGCTCGCCAGCTGTCCCCGCGGTTTCGACCGGCGGTTACGGCGGCACGACGACGCCGGGCAATGCCTACGCCGCGAACAGCTATCCAGCCACGCCTAACGCCAACGGCTATCCGACTCAACCGGCTGCCGCGTATGGCACACCAGGCCAACCGGGTCAGGTCGCTCCGACCGCTGGCTATTCGGCCGGTCCTTACGGTGCCACGGCGACTCCAGCTGGTGGTGCCGCCGGATATCAACCGACTTACACCGCTGCTGCTCCTGCACCTGCTGCAGGGGGCTATCAGCCCCAGAACTATCAAACGAGCCCGTACCAAACTCCAGGCGCTGCCGGCTATCAAGCAGCTCCGACGTACGGGGCACCCACGTACAACCAGCCCGCGGCCCCAGCCGGTGCCTACAGCCCAGCTGCCCCTGCGGCCGGTGGTTATCAGGCTGCTCCGACGTACAGCGCTCCCCCGGCTCAGCCGGCGGGGAGCTTCAACACGAATGGCTACATGCAAGGTGGTTACAACACCAGCAGCAGCAACCAGACGCCTGCACCGAATTGGCAAATGCCAGAATCGTCGGCTGCACCAGCCAGCAATGGCTACGCAGCTGCACCTGCTGTCCAGTACGAGGCGGCCCCGGTGTCGGCCACGTATGAGAACCAACCGGCTCCGCAGCCATACGTCGAAGTATCGAGCGTGAGCACCGCCAGCCCGCCTGCTGGCCCAGCGTTACCCGCTTCGTTGTCGGCTCCCGCGGGCTATCGCCCCGGTAGCACCGGCGTGCAGAACGCCGCCTATCAGCAACCAAGCACGGGTTACAGCAGCAGCGGCGGCACAATGTATCGCTAGTTGCTACTGACTTGAAGAATGAAATACTAGAACCCTCTTTCGCTTACGGAAGAGGGTTTTTTTATGCGCAGAGAGGGCGGCTGCGAGACGGCTAGCCTTACGGTTGCCGAGGGACATCGATATTGATTACGGTGTCCGCTTCTGGTAGCTCCTTGGGAATGAGGGCACCTGCAAACAACGCTTTGCCCATCGCCAATTCCGGTTGCGGAATCCCATCGTTGCCGTAAATACGCAGCACGCACTTACCACCGACAGGTCCCAAGCCGTTTTCTTTGCGAGTATCGAACGTGCCATCTTTGATTATGGCGAAACCCTGCGGACCTGCACCACCGGAGGCGATATCCGGGTCAAAGTAAATGATGCCCGCAGGAATGGGCATGCCTTGGTATGTGATCTTGCCCGATACCTCGTACCGCTTAGGTCCTTTTTTCTCGCAGCCGGAAAACGTCAACAAACCAACGAGTGACAACAACACCAAGATTCCGCTGCGCAGCATTCACGATTCCTTACTTCCTCAACGCTAAGAACTTGACTCGAGTTCGTAGTTAGTCGACAGTCTTTGGCTCGCCGCCACCGCGGCTGGATGTGGACTTGTAGACACCTAAATCAATGTTCTCAGAAACCGAGCGGATCGAGCCATCGCACATGCCGAAGTTGGTAACGCCCGGATGGTGGCTCGCCATGGCGATACTGTTGAACTGCGTGGAAACCGCGGGAGTGGGAACGTTAATGCCGTTCACGTAATTACGGCAGCCGCACACTTCGTCGTTCAAAGTCGCACAGCCACGCACCCAACTGCGAAAACGCGAGCCGTACTTTTGATCGTGCCGCGAGTTTTCGCCCAGCATGAACGTGAACGCAGTTCCATCTTGAATATCGCGCAGCTTGTAGGGCGGAATGGTACTGTCGCTGGAGGCACAGACGCCTTCTTTACTGATATAGCCATGTGTGGCAGTTCCCCGCTGTTCGTAAGTGCCACCGCCAACGCTCGCTCCCAGCGGCCCCATGTTGCCGAAATAGTGAATCGTATGGGGCGGATAATCTCCGGCCGGATAACCAGCAGGATTCGTAATCATGTCCGACGGGTTCACATTATTCGGGCTGCCGAGCATCATCTTTTGGGCGACCGAACTGGGACACAGGTAAAAGGCGACCTTGTTCATCGCCAAATGGTTTTTGGTGGCACTTGGGGAGTTGTAGTCGCCGGCACTAAAGGTGAACTTCTCGTAGAGCGGCTTCTGTTCCACAAAGGGCAGAATAAACACTGCCCAACTCAAGCCATTCCCGTGCAAACAGCCCGGCGGCAGGGTCTGAAAGGTGTCGTGATAATTATGCCAGGCCAGCGAAATCTGCTTGAGGTTGTTCTGGCACTTCATCCGCCGGGCGGCTTCTCGGGCTGCCTGAACCGCGGGGAGGAGCAAGGCGACGAGCACGCCAATGATGGCGATAACCACGAGCAGTTCGACGAGCGTGAATGCCCGCTGTTGATTAGCCCGGTGAAGGAAATGCGCCGAACGGCGATGTTCCCGGAGAGGGAGAAACATCGGCAGCCTCCGAAAAATAGAACTTAACCTGTGAACCGCGAATTTTACCTTGACACATCCAACCGGGCCAGGGTTTCGTTGTTCCGTTAATGGGAGGATTGCGGCTAATACAGGCAAATAGTCCGCCCTTCCGGGCGGGTTCGGTTGCAAGGTGGGGCGATTTGTCGCCCCACCCCATCCATTTGCTGAGATCGCCCCACAGCTTACTAAGTGTAGAGCTTCTGGGGCTGCTGCTGACCGAACTGCGGCTGGGTGGGCAGTTGGCCGGACATCATCAGGTAGGCAGTGGCCCAGAGCATAGAGAGCAGCGGCGCTGCAAACAACACCCCGATACCGCACGCCAGACAGCCCAGCATGATAATGCCGACGCCGAGCAGCCAAACCAAAAACGTCGTCAGGCGATTCCCCTCGGTAATGGTACCCGCCATTCCAAACGACTCTATCACGCCGGCTTTTTCTTCAACAATGAGATAGTAAGCCGGCCAGTAGAACAGCAGCAGAATGATGCCTGGGACCACGAGTAAGGCAAATCCCAAGAACAAGGCAAAGAACGCTATTACCATTACTCCCAGCATCGGCAGGAAGCGATCGCCCCCTTTGAACAGGTCGCCGAACTCGGCCGGTTGATAGCGGGCTAGTTGTAAGCAAATACGCGCTTGGCCAATGCCCAGGAAAATTTGCACAACGTTCTGCAAAATGAAAAAGACAACCGCGACACCAACCGATGCCTCTGGCATTTCGTTCGCTTGCAAGGCCACCTGAACTCCCTGGCCAATCCAGTTCACCGCGTTGGTGAGAATACCGGCTACAAACGTCGTTCCCACCAGCAGCCCCATGTTTTTCTGCCAAATCTCCAACGAGTGGTTCATGATCGGGCCGATGTCGACGATCTGATGGCTCACCCCTTGCGAATTGATCGGCCGGGGTGGCTCGGTAAATCCTGTCGGCGAGGCATACGGATTGGGCGAGCCACTCGGCCCCTTGGGATCGGTCGCGAAAGGATTCGACCCGCCGCCACCGAACGGATTGCCGCCGCCTGGCGCACTGCCGAATGGTGAACCAGGTGGCGTAC
Above is a window of Anatilimnocola aggregata DNA encoding:
- a CDS encoding DUF1559 domain-containing protein, with protein sequence MFLPLREHRRSAHFLHRANQQRAFTLVELLVVIAIIGVLVALLLPAVQAAREAARRMKCQNNLKQISLAWHNYHDTFQTLPPGCLHGNGLSWAVFILPFVEQKPLYEKFTFSAGDYNSPSATKNHLAMNKVAFYLCPSSVAQKMMLGSPNNVNPSDMITNPAGYPAGDYPPHTIHYFGNMGPLGASVGGGTYEQRGTATHGYISKEGVCASSDSTIPPYKLRDIQDGTAFTFMLGENSRHDQKYGSRFRSWVRGCATLNDEVCGCRNYVNGINVPTPAVSTQFNSIAMASHHPGVTNFGMCDGSIRSVSENIDLGVYKSTSSRGGGEPKTVD
- a CDS encoding DUF1559 family PulG-like putative transporter; the protein is MNVLRAKFRRTPAGFTLVELLVAIAIIGVLVALLLPAVQAAREAARRMKCQNNLKQLALGTHEFHEANGSLPTFFGIYPPVGNCGVRSGCNLAAPYGGWFLHLLPYVEQNNLHQNVADEVRVVPRNARITLSAPTGCRTVADRDYNGNHTRSYTSCDSPGTYEEHGIWVMSVRTTPFALLRCPSDPTAQKGVISNWGITSYLANYNAFDSGVRIPANQPLWTNPSRFSQITDGLSNTLLFAEGYAYCDGFPRIALHSWYYHNFGLDWYQTPNTTMFQTAPPAKTKLQCPPGRECCDNWRAQTPHIAMNAALADGSVRSVFREISQTTWDNALQPNDGNALSNDW